From uncultured Pseudodesulfovibrio sp.:
TGCAGGATGTTTGCGAGTCTTTGGCAGAGTCCATGAAATATTCTCCGGCCTCGGACTGAACTTCGTAGCTCTAGGCGTCACGCTCTGGCTCATCTTTGGCCCATGGAAACGTCCGGGCGTAGCGTCAATGTCCGGCACCCAACCGTTGGACATGTCCCTGTGGCTGCCACGGCTTGGTAAACTTTCAGTGAGCTGGGTCGGACTGGCACTGGCCATCACCGCCACCATTTTTGTCTATATTCTGCTTTACCGCACCAAATGGGGACTCAAAATGCGCGCCGTGGGCGAAAACCCCAAGGCCGCCACCTTGTTTTCACTGGGACCACGCCGCCGGTTGCTTCAGGCATTCATGATTTGCGGAGGCTTGGCCGGACTGGCCGGAGCCACACAGGTCCTCGGCGTCTACCATCGATTGCTCCCTGCCATTTCCTCCAACTATGGGTATACCGCTTTGTTGGTAGGGATGATGGCTTCATTCCGATTGCCACTGGTCCCGTTCATCTGCCTGTTCTTTGCCATCCTCAATGTCGGTTCCATCCAATTACCACTTCAGTTGGGGCTTGATTCTTCCCTGTCCGGCGTCATTCAGGGTGTCATGGTCCTCTCCCTATTCATTGTCCAAGGGCTGAGACTCTGGCTCAGACAAAGAAAGGAGGCAGATTAAATGGAAACTTTCGGACTGACTCTTGCCGCAATTCTGGTGGCTGGCGCACCGCTTGTTCTTGCAACACTCGGTGAAACGCTCACAGAAAAAGCCGGTATCATCAACCTGTCACTGGACGGTTCCATTCTCCTGTCCGCCATGGCCGCCTTCGTCGTATCCGTAACGTTCGACAACCCTTGGCTTGGCTTGTTGGCAGGCATGGCCGTAGGTGCTGCCATTGCAGGCATCCTCGGTGTCGTCGGCATCTATCTCGGTCAATCACAGCTTGCCGTCGGATTCATCCTGACCCTACTCTGTCGCGATCTGGCATACTTCCTCGGACATAATTACTCCCGCCAACCCGGACCGGATCTCGGTTTGTGGTCTATTCCCGGCATAGGCAACATCCCGGTAATCGGACCGATATTCAGCACCCAATCCCCAGTGGTGTACCTTGGCTTAATAGCAATTTTCGTCTGCTGGTGGTGGATGTATCGAACCGAAGGCGGCATGCGTCTTCGGGCTGTCGGAGAATCTCCGCGTGCAGCTTTCGGACGCGGCATTCGTGTACGTCTTGTCAGACTCTATTATTGTCTGGCAGGCGGTGCACTTGTCGGCATGGCCGGCGCGGCATACTCCTTGGCTGTCAAACCAGGATGGGGGCGTCCCCAAGGTTGTGAAGGTGCAGGCTGGATTGCTCTTGCCATCGTTATCTTTGGCGGTTGGCACCCCGTAAGGGCCGCGCTGGGCGCGTTCTTCTTCGCAGGATTGCAGGTGTCCGGTATCTATTTACAGGAAGTATTCCCGTCCATTCCGGCCCCGGTATTTCAGGTTGCCCCGTTCCCCATGATGATCCTCACGCTACTGGCCGTAAACCTCGGTCGCATGGGATGGATGCAGGACATCGTCCGCCGTCATCCGTTCCTCAAAACCTTTTCCAAAGGCTGGTCCATAGAAGCTCCTGCCGCTTTGGGACAAGATTTTGACCCCAAAAAGGGTTTGTAGAGCAATCAATTCACTGAACCTGTTGCCCATAAGCACAAAATTAGCTAACTATCTAGTAAGTGAATATAAACTTTGCCGAGGGGACAATGAGTACAGCAACCCAACCGACGGTCCTGATTGTCGATGATAATAGACTGAACATCGATCTACTGGTTGATATTCTCGAAGACGACTACAAACTCCTTGTCGCCCTCAACGGGATTACTGCGCTTGAACTCATTCAGGATTCCCTGCCGGACATCGTTCTTCTGGATATCATGATGCCGGAAATGGACGGCTATGAAGTCTGCAAACGGCTCAAAAGTGATGACCGCACTTCCAAAATTCCTATCATCTTCATTACAGCCAAAACACAGACGGAAGACGAAGCCAACGGGTTGGCTCTTGGAGCCGTCGACTATATCACTAAACCGGTAAATCCAGCCATTGTTCAAGCCAGAATCAAGACACACCTCGCGTTATATAATCAGAACCGGGAACTTGAAGACAAGGTTCTCCAACGCACCAAAGAACTGAACCTCAGCAAAGAAAAAGCGGACGAAGCGAGCAAGGCTAAATCCGCATTTCTGGCAAACATCAGCCATGAGTTGCGTACACCACTTAACCATATCATGGGATTATCCAGTCTCCTGCTGGAAATGGATGAAGACCCGGAACATCTGGAACTGCTCGGCCCTATCAACGAAGGAGCAGTCCATTTAACTGACCTCTTCGACCAACTTCTGAATCTGACCACCCTGGAATCAGATACTGTTGACATCACCTTCAAGACATTCGAAATTCGAAAAGCTCTTTCACAGCAAACCACCATCTTTTCCTCATACGCCAAAAAAAAGAACCTTGAATTTGAATCCACAATTCATACGGATGTACCAGAAATCGTTCACGGCGCCCCAGTTGAAACCGTTCAGGCTCTCAGCAACGTCCTGCTTAATGCTTTCCGATACACGGAAAAAGGCAAAATTTCTTTAGATGTTCGCATTGACCCGAACAACTACGCCGGAACAGCATCGGATAGAATCATGCTTAGGTTCACAATTTCAGATACAGGAATCGGCATTCCTGAGGATCGATTACAAAGTATTTTCAAATCCTTTGAAATTGGCGAACGTGTCATGACAAAACGACTCAGTGGTTCCGGGGTCGGCCTGACCATCTCCAAATATCTCATTGAAAAATTGGGCGGATTAATTGAGGTCGAAAGCACCGAAGGAGAAGGAAGTACCTTCACTATTTCCCTCCCGTTCACGCTCATAAATTGATGCAGAAATCAAAGCAATTTACACAATCTCTTTGTCTGAAAGAGGTATTGTAAAAACGAAACAACTCCCGCCATTCTCAGCGGGCTTCATCATCAACTTTCCGCCATAGTGCTCCACTATCTGCCGACAAATAGCCAATCCGAGGCCAGTTCCGAAAACTTGGCTTGAGCGCTTATTTACATCGTGCGCCTGATAAAAAATATCAAAGATCTTTTCCTGATCATCTTCAGAAACGCCTCGCCCAGTGTCGCACACGGAAAAATGACTAAAGCCTTCGATCTCGACAGCAGACAAAGTCACACTGCCCGACTCGGTATACTTAAAGGCATTATCAAGAAGATTGATCAAAACCTGATGAAGCCGGTCGGCATCCACGTTCACAACCGCATCACTCGTAGGGGTTCTGACAATAAAATCCACTTTCGGAGTTGCCTCTGCCCTTCCAGCGACCGACTCTGCCGCACGGACAAGGATATCCCGAACTGTCCCGTTCTGATCGCGCCACTCCATCTTTCCGGTTTCTATCTTACTCATATCAAGCAAATCATTGACGAGTCGCCCGAGTCGCTCTGCTTCAATGCGAACGATAGACAAATTTCTGGAAAATTTATCTGCCTGCAATTCCCCATTCTCCAATGTTGCAATATGAGGACGAAACTGTTTCTGAAAACTCTTTTCCATAAGCTTAAGAAAACCAAGTATCGATGTCAGAGGTGTCCTCAATTCATGAGAGGCTGAGGCCAAGAATAATGTCTTGGCCCTATCCATGGCGATGAGTTTCTGTTCTGCATCTTTTCGAACAGCAATTTCTTTCTCCCGGGAACTGCTATACTCTTCGAGTTTTTCCATAAAAGTATTAAAATACTCAACCATAATCCCAAGCTCGTCATTGGAGAATTGACGCATACGCACGGAAAAATCACCGTTAGCCGCTCGAGCCAAATCAGTCTGTAATTCACCCAGGGGGCGGGTAATTAACGAACCGATACCCATGGAAATAGGCACCATGAGCAACAGGGCCGCCAACAGCGCACCGATGAATATTAATTTGATGGTATCAAGCGGAGCCTGAAAATCCTCATAGTAACTCGACGAAGCCACAACCCAGCCCATCTCTGGAATATCCATAAAATACACAACCTTTTCCTTGAGTTCTGTATCCCCCGGATTTCTCCACAAATAGTCGAAATGGCCTCTTTTTTCTTCGACTATGCGACGGGCTATGTCGCTCAACTTTGAGTCCCCGTATTCCTCATAATGCTTCCCTTCCAAATGAGGGTGCAGAAGCATATTCCCGTCATAATCAAGGACAAAAGGGTACCCAGACTTACCAAAACCTAACGAAAACAACCTTTTATTCAAATCTTCAACATTAATCAGCTGAATAAACTCATCCCGATAACTCGACACAGAGATAATCCAGTCCCACGGCTCGAAATAGGCCATAAAAACAGCTTTAGGTCTCCCCTGCTTTTCAAAAGGTTCCTTCCAGTCATATTCAATATATCCATTTTTGCGACGTATCTGTTCTTTGACAAAAGCAAGACTCGACAAATCCACGTCAAGAAGACTGTGCTTGTGATGAACGACCATGATACCATCACTATCGAGGCAGTAGATTCGACCGGTCATGCCAATTGTCTGACTCAAAAAACTTTCTCGAGCACGTTGCTTTGCTTCTTCCTCGGTTATCCTCCCACGACGTACCTGACGATAAAGCTGCTCAGCCTCTTCGAGATTCTTTTCGGCCACCGCCCGCATATAATTTTTGATGGAGATATCAGCTGTTGTATGCACCATGTTCTGGATCATCTCGGTAGTCCGACTCAATTCGCTCTCAATGGACTCCTGAATAATCTTGGTTACCAAAGCATAAATAACAACCCCAACGACACTGAAAATAAGTAAAAAGGCGCAGGCATACGCTACAAACATCTTATTGCGAATCTTCATATTTCGAATCATGCGTCACCGCCCTTTTTCCAAAGAAAAAACGGGGGTAAAACCTCGCGGGCCGAACAATCCTTGAAAAGGGAAATTCCCGATATTGTCCGACGTCACCATGGGGATAAACGGACCGGACCGAAATGGAAAATCTTGACCAGCTTTCTCACCGTTGAGCAAACGAATCATCATATCCACGGCCATACGCCCCTGAAACACCATCAGATCTGAAGGAGCACCCGCCACTTTCCCTTGAAGAATCAGGTCATACAAATCCTGAGTCAAATATGTCCCGACGACAGTCGTCTCTTGTCCCGTTTTTGTTCGTGCAAGGACCTCAGAAGCTACTGCGGCTGCCACGGCGTTACCAACAAGATAGTGAGCAGGACCGACGTTTTTGAGACTCGCTTCGATCAAAGCACGTTGCACATCTCTGTCCGTATCCCCATAACACACGTCCAACACATCCACCTTGCCAGGATAGTATTCCAAAGCATCCTCAAAGCCTGCCAAAGTCTCAGGCGCCCATCCTGAATTTTGGGGGCCGGGAAAAAAAACGACTGAGACAGCATCCAACCCAGCGTTCTCTGCATGTTCAGCAACATACTCACCAGCAAAATAACCCATTTCATAAAAGGAGACCAAAGCTTTGGCTGAGACATCAGCCGAATGCACATCGTTGACCACCTCCACAACAGGCACGCCAGCATTTCTAGCATGCCTAACATCACTATCATTCCCGGTGTAACTGATCGCTCCCAAGATAATACCATCGACACGCTCTTGGACAAATTGCCGCACTTGGGATTGCTGCCTCTCTAACTCTCCATACCCTCCGGCTTCCATCAGTTTAATGGAAACACCGAGCCTTTTAGCTTCATCAAGAATGCCGTAACTTACGGCAGTCCAATAATGATCTTTAAAATGAGGAAGGCAAACACCTATGACGTAAGGGAATTTAGCTGCGGCAGGAGGTAGCCATTCTTCAAGTTTGGGACGATCAAGACTCTTCGCGGCTCGTCCAGCCTCTTTGAATTTCACGTCATATGAGCCGTAAAAGCTTTTAACCTGAATAGGCCACCATGGAACTTCTTCATCATTTGCCACAGAAGGAGTGCTCGCAAACATCCCAAAAAGGACACTCGCAATGACAATAAAAACAAGCACCACAGTATTTAATCGTTTCAAAACACACTGCATGAACACGCACTTTCGTTTTATAAACATTAAAAAAAGGACACCACGAATAAAGGATATTAACAAACGAAGTGATAAAAA
This genomic window contains:
- a CDS encoding ABC transporter permease, which encodes MNRDSLLTQFGWICAAFGLALFLTILVAWPAGAPPFETIYVLFKGGVSSMSKIGQVLAGWVPLTLCAVGLLVPFTARLWNIGVEGQVIMGAIFCTAALRPFDDGGALQIALAIGAAMLGGALWALLAGCLRVFGRVHEIFSGLGLNFVALGVTLWLIFGPWKRPGVASMSGTQPLDMSLWLPRLGKLSVSWVGLALAITATIFVYILLYRTKWGLKMRAVGENPKAATLFSLGPRRRLLQAFMICGGLAGLAGATQVLGVYHRLLPAISSNYGYTALLVGMMASFRLPLVPFICLFFAILNVGSIQLPLQLGLDSSLSGVIQGVMVLSLFIVQGLRLWLRQRKEAD
- a CDS encoding ABC transporter permease, with the translated sequence METFGLTLAAILVAGAPLVLATLGETLTEKAGIINLSLDGSILLSAMAAFVVSVTFDNPWLGLLAGMAVGAAIAGILGVVGIYLGQSQLAVGFILTLLCRDLAYFLGHNYSRQPGPDLGLWSIPGIGNIPVIGPIFSTQSPVVYLGLIAIFVCWWWMYRTEGGMRLRAVGESPRAAFGRGIRVRLVRLYYCLAGGALVGMAGAAYSLAVKPGWGRPQGCEGAGWIALAIVIFGGWHPVRAALGAFFFAGLQVSGIYLQEVFPSIPAPVFQVAPFPMMILTLLAVNLGRMGWMQDIVRRHPFLKTFSKGWSIEAPAALGQDFDPKKGL
- a CDS encoding response regulator, giving the protein MSTATQPTVLIVDDNRLNIDLLVDILEDDYKLLVALNGITALELIQDSLPDIVLLDIMMPEMDGYEVCKRLKSDDRTSKIPIIFITAKTQTEDEANGLALGAVDYITKPVNPAIVQARIKTHLALYNQNRELEDKVLQRTKELNLSKEKADEASKAKSAFLANISHELRTPLNHIMGLSSLLLEMDEDPEHLELLGPINEGAVHLTDLFDQLLNLTTLESDTVDITFKTFEIRKALSQQTTIFSSYAKKKNLEFESTIHTDVPEIVHGAPVETVQALSNVLLNAFRYTEKGKISLDVRIDPNNYAGTASDRIMLRFTISDTGIGIPEDRLQSIFKSFEIGERVMTKRLSGSGVGLTISKYLIEKLGGLIEVESTEGEGSTFTISLPFTLIN
- a CDS encoding cache domain-containing protein: MIRNMKIRNKMFVAYACAFLLIFSVVGVVIYALVTKIIQESIESELSRTTEMIQNMVHTTADISIKNYMRAVAEKNLEEAEQLYRQVRRGRITEEEAKQRARESFLSQTIGMTGRIYCLDSDGIMVVHHKHSLLDVDLSSLAFVKEQIRRKNGYIEYDWKEPFEKQGRPKAVFMAYFEPWDWIISVSSYRDEFIQLINVEDLNKRLFSLGFGKSGYPFVLDYDGNMLLHPHLEGKHYEEYGDSKLSDIARRIVEEKRGHFDYLWRNPGDTELKEKVVYFMDIPEMGWVVASSSYYEDFQAPLDTIKLIFIGALLAALLLMVPISMGIGSLITRPLGELQTDLARAANGDFSVRMRQFSNDELGIMVEYFNTFMEKLEEYSSSREKEIAVRKDAEQKLIAMDRAKTLFLASASHELRTPLTSILGFLKLMEKSFQKQFRPHIATLENGELQADKFSRNLSIVRIEAERLGRLVNDLLDMSKIETGKMEWRDQNGTVRDILVRAAESVAGRAEATPKVDFIVRTPTSDAVVNVDADRLHQVLINLLDNAFKYTESGSVTLSAVEIEGFSHFSVCDTGRGVSEDDQEKIFDIFYQAHDVNKRSSQVFGTGLGLAICRQIVEHYGGKLMMKPAENGGSCFVFTIPLSDKEIV
- the torT gene encoding TMAO reductase system periplasmic protein TorT, coding for MQCVLKRLNTVVLVFIVIASVLFGMFASTPSVANDEEVPWWPIQVKSFYGSYDVKFKEAGRAAKSLDRPKLEEWLPPAAAKFPYVIGVCLPHFKDHYWTAVSYGILDEAKRLGVSIKLMEAGGYGELERQQSQVRQFVQERVDGIILGAISYTGNDSDVRHARNAGVPVVEVVNDVHSADVSAKALVSFYEMGYFAGEYVAEHAENAGLDAVSVVFFPGPQNSGWAPETLAGFEDALEYYPGKVDVLDVCYGDTDRDVQRALIEASLKNVGPAHYLVGNAVAAAVASEVLARTKTGQETTVVGTYLTQDLYDLILQGKVAGAPSDLMVFQGRMAVDMMIRLLNGEKAGQDFPFRSGPFIPMVTSDNIGNFPFQGLFGPRGFTPVFSLEKGR